In a genomic window of Thiolapillus brandeum:
- a CDS encoding polysaccharide pyruvyl transferase family protein, translating to MSANCAIMGGFGGGNLGDELIGLAESGFLEANGMEPLLYTFSPTVSQAIQSQVRWLDYRNLPDYFQRLRNTVRRHARNTGQPLPDRVIIGAGGLLYDTPLTHLIGWHSRTLYLRQKRIPYALFANSLRRPRSAPGRYLLHEILRHASSVSLRDRLSLDIAGELCPRDDYRLTRDPVLALGKILRPDVAMPVQKNLVAIAPRPWNPSGKKEGFSFWVGLIKGLVEQGLDPVLVAFDPRMDIEFCERLRSSLALREVRTWDSAQGLAGAGAVFDGCEMVFGMRFHALILALLLEKPMLAFSYDEKVTGLMADLGLSPLCYELNGNVPAALDFVIQGRRYLADRKPEVLSGMRDYVAESQSLTTKDFARIIETL from the coding sequence ATGAGTGCAAACTGCGCCATCATGGGAGGCTTTGGCGGTGGAAATCTTGGTGATGAACTCATTGGCTTGGCGGAATCGGGCTTCCTGGAAGCCAATGGGATGGAGCCGTTGCTATATACATTTTCACCAACGGTATCTCAGGCAATTCAATCCCAGGTACGCTGGCTGGACTACAGGAACCTGCCGGACTATTTTCAGCGTCTGAGGAACACCGTCAGGCGGCACGCCAGAAATACAGGACAGCCGCTGCCGGACCGGGTGATCATTGGCGCCGGAGGATTGTTGTATGACACGCCGCTTACTCATTTGATCGGCTGGCATTCCCGTACTCTCTACCTGAGACAGAAACGGATTCCTTATGCCCTGTTTGCCAACAGCTTGCGCAGGCCCAGAAGCGCTCCGGGGAGGTATCTGCTGCATGAGATACTGCGGCATGCTTCCAGCGTAAGCCTGCGGGATCGACTGTCACTCGATATTGCCGGGGAACTGTGCCCCCGTGACGATTACCGGCTGACCAGGGATCCTGTACTGGCTTTGGGTAAGATCCTGCGCCCAGACGTTGCCATGCCCGTGCAGAAGAACCTGGTTGCCATAGCGCCACGGCCATGGAACCCGTCGGGGAAGAAAGAAGGATTTTCATTCTGGGTAGGGCTGATCAAGGGACTGGTGGAGCAGGGGCTTGATCCCGTACTGGTCGCTTTTGATCCCAGGATGGACATTGAGTTCTGTGAGCGATTGAGATCATCCCTGGCGCTGCGTGAGGTGCGAACCTGGGATTCCGCCCAGGGGCTGGCAGGCGCTGGCGCTGTTTTCGATGGCTGCGAGATGGTTTTTGGCATGCGTTTTCATGCCTTGATTCTGGCCTTGTTGCTGGAAAAGCCCATGCTGGCATTTTCGTATGATGAGAAAGTGACGGGCCTGATGGCTGATCTGGGCTTATCTCCCCTTTGTTATGAGTTGAACGGAAATGTACCGGCGGCCCTGGATTTTGTGATACAGGGCAGGCGGTATCTGGCGGACAGGAAACCGGAAGTACTGTCCGGTATGCGGGACTATGTAGCAGAGTCCCAAAGCTTGACTACAAAGGATTTCGCCAGAATAATCGAAACACTCTGA